CTTTGGAGGCCTGTCGATTGGCTTTGAACGATTCATGATTGGTCTCATGAATTTTTTGAATCTGCTTTTTTTGAGTTTCGCTTAATTTAAGCTCTTTGAATAAAGCGGAATTCTTGAAATCGTGTGGAGCAAAACCTCTGCTCTCTTGCGCGAAACCTCTAAAGGAGAAGGCAAGCATTCCTCCTAACACAATAATTTTGATGAGATGTTTTTTGAACTTCATAACAGGAGCCTCCGTTAATTTTGAATCTTTTGACCTCTCCCTATGGGAGTAAGACCGGAGAAGTAGTAAAAAGGTTCAGGGCCTAAAAAAGAATTTTTATCCTTGGCAATTCTTTCCCTGGTTTCAACCTCCAAGTAAAAAATTTCCCTCTCACAACTCTTTTGTTCTCTACGATTGTCTTTATTTCTTTATACATTTTTGTTGGGTCCGCTGTGGCAGGGCTTGTGGCACTGCTATTGCTAGCAATTAGAAATAAGTATCTCAGTCGAACCAATAGAAACAATGCTAAACAGGAGCTTTTCATGAGTGTATCCCCAATCCAATCCACCTTGCTGCAAGGTGTTTCCACTTCTTCTTCGATTCAAAAATGGCCTCCCACCTTTGATGTCGCGGCCAACTATTTGGGATTAAATCGACAAACCCTTTCGAGCACCCTAAAAAATGGGCAGAGTCTTGCGGAAATTGCAACAGCGAATGGCAAGAGCGTGGCTGGATTAAAAGCAAGTATGCTCGACGCCACGCCGAGTGACCAAAAAGCGGCCCTCTCCCAAAAAATTGATCAACTGCTTCAGGCCCATTTCGGACATGCTCATAAGTTTCATGCCATGTCTGGTGCCTCCTCTTCCAGAGGAAGATAGAATAGGATCGATTCTCTCTCATGGATTTTTTATCCTCCGAAGATGAAATGGACGAGCCTCGGGTTTTTGCCCGACAGGCAACGTTGATGGGTTCTCCCTTTGAGATCAAAATCGATCTTTCCTCTTCTGAAGATGAGCAGTTCGCAGAGACCTGCTTTGCGGAGGCCTTTGCGGAGATTCGTCGGATTGAAGACCTGTTGACCGATTTTCGTGAGAGCCCTTTCAATGCAATCAACGTGCAGGCGGGGCTGCGTCCGGTGGCGGTAACGCGGGAGATTTTTGATTTGATCCAGCTCGCCCTTGGGTTTTCCGAAGAATCCGGTGGGGCCTTCGATATCAGCTATGCCTCGGTCGGCCAGCTTTGGCGTGAGGCGATGCGGTCGGGAATTCCTCCCTCGCAGACTCAGATCAACCAGGCGAAGAAGCAGATCAATTTTCGTAAAATTCAATGCGACCAGGAACGCTGCGAGATTTTTCTTCCCCATCCTGACATGAAGCTGGGTTTGGGAGGAATAGGGAAGGGCTATGCGGTAGATCGCGCCTATCAGGTCCTGAAGGCTTTTGAGTTAAAGCGCTTTATGGTGAATGGGGCGGGAGACATCCGCGTTTTTTCAGAGGGAGAGGGCGCTCCTCCCTGGAACATCGGCGTTCGAAATCCTTTTTCTAAAGATCCTTTTTCAGCC
The Deltaproteobacteria bacterium DNA segment above includes these coding regions:
- a CDS encoding FAD:protein FMN transferase yields the protein MDFLSSEDEMDEPRVFARQATLMGSPFEIKIDLSSSEDEQFAETCFAEAFAEIRRIEDLLTDFRESPFNAINVQAGLRPVAVTREIFDLIQLALGFSEESGGAFDISYASVGQLWREAMRSGIPPSQTQINQAKKQINFRKIQCDQERCEIFLPHPDMKLGLGGIGKGYAVDRAYQVLKAFELKRFMVNGAGDIRVFSEGEGAPPWNIGVRNPFSKDPFSAVAGFSMKTGSIASSGDYERYLDHQGKRYHHVLDGRSGEVTQGVASATVFADDALTADVCATILMVLGPQEASDFLNKKEGVSGLLINSSGESIYFLDAFNYWG